A portion of the Gossypium arboreum isolate Shixiya-1 chromosome 8, ASM2569848v2, whole genome shotgun sequence genome contains these proteins:
- the LOC108469453 gene encoding ankyrin repeat-containing protein BDA1-like, protein MESRLFEAARCGDISTFHSLLEEDPFLLDRVALNPVYNPLHVSTLAGQAEISKEIVSRKPVFTRELNENGFSPIHVASANGHIEIIRELMRVGYDICLLKGKDGKVPLHCAALKGRVDVVKELVWACPESLKQVTACGETPLHLAAKSNQIEAARVLIEEIRRLQMMEILNWKDTEGNTVLHQATFNRQHEIISLLIGGEALSCGVNINSVNTSGFTPKDVLDLLLQTGSDFHDIHIYQMFQQAGAVTAQEITRDPAYFRAQTEPTNTTHIVQSACSWNLWKELMKEVAESSTETQNALMVVAVLIASVTYQAILSPPSGFWDGDKRNSQTVTVQKRTMMPGEAVMADDPEVFAVFIVFNAIGFFASLAMISLLTSGFPLRAGLRLAIISMTGTYVIAVIYMGPTKMREVYIVVIFMGLLFVAELVRFTMWLLKKWGVLADIRSRPH, encoded by the exons ATGGAATCAAGGTTGTTCGAAGCAGCTCGTTGTGGAGATATATCTACATTTCACTCATTACTCGAGGAAGATCCATTTCTGCTCGACCGAGTTGCCTTAAACCCAGTCTATAATCCTCTACACGTATCCACATTAGCAGGACAGGCGGAAATCTCAAAGGAAATCGTGAGCAGAAAGCCGGTATTCACTAGGGAGCTAAACGAAAATGGTTTTAGTCCTATACATGTCGCTTCAGCAAATGGGCACATTGAGATAATAAGAGAGCTTATGAGGGTTGGATACGATATATGCCTTTTGAAGGGGAAAGACGGCAAAGTTCCACTCCATTGCGCGGCTTTAAAAGGGAGAGTGGATGTTGTTAAGGAACTGGTGTGGGCTTGCCCCGAGTCTCTTAAACAAGTGACAGCTTGCGGAGAAACTCCCCTTCATTTGGCTGCGAAAAGCAATCAGATTGAAGCTGCAAGGGTATTGATTGAAGAGATAAGGAGGTTACAAATGATGGAAATCTTGAACTGGAAAGACACCGAGGGCAACACCGTTTTACATCAGGCAACCTTCAATAGACAACATGAG ATTATAAGTCTATTAATCGGTGGAGAAGCACTTTCTTGTGGGGTTAACATAAATTCCGTAAACACCAGTGGGTTCACACCGAAGGATGTCCTGGATCTTTTGCTCCAAACTGGAAGTGATTTTCATGATATTCATATTTATCAGATGTTTCAGCAAGCTGGGGCTGTGACAGCTCAAGAAATAACAAGGGACCCTGCTTATTTCCGAGCTCAAACGGAACCCACAAACACCACGCATATAGTTCAATCTGCTTGTTCATGGAACCTATGGAAGGAACTAATGAAAGAGGTGGCGGAATCATCAACCGAAACCCAAAATGCACTAATGGTGGTGGCAGTCCTTATAGCATCGGTCACGTACCAAGCGATTCTCAGCCCTCCGAGTGGTTTTTGGGATGGGGATAAACGAAATTCGCAGACCGTCACAGTTCAAAAGAGAACCATGATGCCTGGAGAAGCTGTGATGGCAGATGACCCTGAAGTATTTGCTGTGTTCATTGTGTTCAACGCAATTGGTTTCTTTGCATCGCTTGCGATGATATCTCTGCTTACAAGTGGATTCCCTCTGAGAGCAGGCTTACGGTTGGCCATAATTTCAATGACGGGAACTTACGTAATAGCAGTGATCTACATGGGTCCGACGAAAATGAGGGAAGTGTATATAGTGGTAATTTTCATGGGGCTTCTGTTTGTTGCGGAGTTGGTACGGTTCACTATGTGGTTGCTCAAGAAATGGGGAGTTCTTGCTGATATAAGGAGCCGACCGCATTAG
- the LOC108467431 gene encoding UDP-galactose/UDP-glucose transporter 4-like isoform X1 — translation MAFARNMYTIDSSSGFVYLFLIYLQGFSPKKMVNPWKTYVKLSAVLMGSHGLTKGSLAFLNYPAQLMFKSTKVLPVMVMGAFIPGLRRKYPAHEYVSAILLVLGLILFTLADAQTSPSFSVIGVIMVIGALVMDSFLGNLQEIIFNMNPETTQMEMLFCSTVVGLPLLIPPRILTGEVFEARNSCSEARLREAASLEKHVLLKKLRDALESLKGRVVGRNKDDVEEAIAMVNVLCFAVLSLNYDLSVICQSYLL, via the exons ATGGCATTTGcgag GAATATGTATACAATAGACTCCAGTTCAG GGTTCGTCTACCTTTTTCTGATTTACCTTCAAGGTTTCAGTCCGAAGAAAATGGTGAACCCATGGAAGACTTATGTGAAACTCTCTGCTGTTCTCATGGGCTCTCACGGCCTCACAAAAGGATCTTTAGCTTTCCTCAATTACCCAGCGCAGCTCATGTTTAAATCCACCAAA GTTCTTCCAGTGATGGTAATGGGTGCCTTCATACCTGGTTTGAGACGAAAATACCCAGCACACGAATATGTTTCTGCAATACTTTTAGTACTGGGTTTGATCCTTTTCACCTTAGCTGATGCACAAACTTCACCAAGCTTCAGTGTAATTGGTGTAATAATGGTGATTGGTGCTCTTGTAATGGATTCTTTTCTGGGTAATTTGCAAGAAATTATCTTCAACATGAACCCTGAAACAACACAG ATGGAAATGCTGTTTTGCTCCACTGTCGTTGGTTTGCCATTATTGATCCCACCTAGGATTTTAACAGGAGAAGTATTCGAAGCACGGAATTCGTGTTCTGAG GCTAGACTCAGGGAGGCAGCATCACTGGAGAAACATGTCCTTTTGAAGAAGCTTAGAGATGCGCTCGAATCTTTAAAAGGACGCGTAGTTGGAAGAAACAAGGATGATGTAGAGGAAGCTATTGCCAtggttaatgttttatgttttgCAGTTTTATCATTGAATTATGATCTATCAGTGATATGCCAGtcctatttattataa
- the LOC108467431 gene encoding UDP-galactose/UDP-glucose transporter 4-like isoform X3, giving the protein MAFARNMYTIDSSSGFVYLFLIYLQGFSPKKMVNPWKTYVKLSAVLMGSHGLTKGSLAFLNYPAQLMFKSTKVLPVMVMGAFIPGLRRKYPAHEYVSAILLVLGLILFTLADAQTSPSFSVIGVIMVIGALVMDSFLGNLQEIIFNMNPETTQMEMLFCSTVVGLPLLIPPRILTGEVFEARNSCSEVMICLCSLDYHWLEELGCSLRSLFMRVILLFSSAVSVNN; this is encoded by the exons ATGGCATTTGcgag GAATATGTATACAATAGACTCCAGTTCAG GGTTCGTCTACCTTTTTCTGATTTACCTTCAAGGTTTCAGTCCGAAGAAAATGGTGAACCCATGGAAGACTTATGTGAAACTCTCTGCTGTTCTCATGGGCTCTCACGGCCTCACAAAAGGATCTTTAGCTTTCCTCAATTACCCAGCGCAGCTCATGTTTAAATCCACCAAA GTTCTTCCAGTGATGGTAATGGGTGCCTTCATACCTGGTTTGAGACGAAAATACCCAGCACACGAATATGTTTCTGCAATACTTTTAGTACTGGGTTTGATCCTTTTCACCTTAGCTGATGCACAAACTTCACCAAGCTTCAGTGTAATTGGTGTAATAATGGTGATTGGTGCTCTTGTAATGGATTCTTTTCTGGGTAATTTGCAAGAAATTATCTTCAACATGAACCCTGAAACAACACAG ATGGAAATGCTGTTTTGCTCCACTGTCGTTGGTTTGCCATTATTGATCCCACCTAGGATTTTAACAGGAGAAGTATTCGAAGCACGGAATTCGTGTTCTGAG GTTATGATTTGTTTATGCTCCTTGGATTATCACTGGCTTGAAGAACTAGGTTGCTCTCTGCGAAGTCTGTTCATGCGAGTCATTCTTCTCTTTTCGTCTGCTGTTTCTGTTAACAATTGA
- the LOC108467431 gene encoding UDP-galactose/UDP-glucose transporter 4-like isoform X5, with amino-acid sequence MAFARNMYTIDSSSGFVYLFLIYLQGFSPKKMVNPWKTYVKLSAVLMGSHGLTKGSLAFLNYPAQLMFKSTKVLPVMVMGAFIPGLRRKYPAHEYVSAILLVLGLILFTLADAQTSPSFSVIGVIMVIGALVMDSFLGNLQEIIFNMNPETTQMEMLFCSTVVGLPLLIPPRILTGEVFEARNSCSESFIGFRLDSGRQHHWRNMSF; translated from the exons ATGGCATTTGcgag GAATATGTATACAATAGACTCCAGTTCAG GGTTCGTCTACCTTTTTCTGATTTACCTTCAAGGTTTCAGTCCGAAGAAAATGGTGAACCCATGGAAGACTTATGTGAAACTCTCTGCTGTTCTCATGGGCTCTCACGGCCTCACAAAAGGATCTTTAGCTTTCCTCAATTACCCAGCGCAGCTCATGTTTAAATCCACCAAA GTTCTTCCAGTGATGGTAATGGGTGCCTTCATACCTGGTTTGAGACGAAAATACCCAGCACACGAATATGTTTCTGCAATACTTTTAGTACTGGGTTTGATCCTTTTCACCTTAGCTGATGCACAAACTTCACCAAGCTTCAGTGTAATTGGTGTAATAATGGTGATTGGTGCTCTTGTAATGGATTCTTTTCTGGGTAATTTGCAAGAAATTATCTTCAACATGAACCCTGAAACAACACAG ATGGAAATGCTGTTTTGCTCCACTGTCGTTGGTTTGCCATTATTGATCCCACCTAGGATTTTAACAGGAGAAGTATTCGAAGCACGGAATTCGTGTTCTGAG TCATTTATTGGATTCAGGCTAGACTCAGGGAGGCAGCATCACTGGAGAAACATGTCCTTTTGA
- the LOC108467431 gene encoding UDP-galactose/UDP-glucose transporter 2-like isoform X6 → MAFARNMYTIDSSSGFVYLFLIYLQGFSPKKMVNPWKTYVKLSAVLMGSHGLTKGSLAFLNYPAQLMFKSTKVLPVMVMGAFIPGLRRKYPAHEYVSAILLVLGLILFTLADAQTSPSFSVIGVIMVIGALVMDSFLGNLQEIIFNMNPETTQEKYSKHGIRVLRLDSGRQHHWRNMSF, encoded by the exons ATGGCATTTGcgag GAATATGTATACAATAGACTCCAGTTCAG GGTTCGTCTACCTTTTTCTGATTTACCTTCAAGGTTTCAGTCCGAAGAAAATGGTGAACCCATGGAAGACTTATGTGAAACTCTCTGCTGTTCTCATGGGCTCTCACGGCCTCACAAAAGGATCTTTAGCTTTCCTCAATTACCCAGCGCAGCTCATGTTTAAATCCACCAAA GTTCTTCCAGTGATGGTAATGGGTGCCTTCATACCTGGTTTGAGACGAAAATACCCAGCACACGAATATGTTTCTGCAATACTTTTAGTACTGGGTTTGATCCTTTTCACCTTAGCTGATGCACAAACTTCACCAAGCTTCAGTGTAATTGGTGTAATAATGGTGATTGGTGCTCTTGTAATGGATTCTTTTCTGGGTAATTTGCAAGAAATTATCTTCAACATGAACCCTGAAACAACACAG GAGAAGTATTCGAAGCACGGAATTCGTGTTCTGAG GCTAGACTCAGGGAGGCAGCATCACTGGAGAAACATGTCCTTTTGA
- the LOC108467431 gene encoding UDP-galactose/UDP-glucose transporter 2-like isoform X7, protein MAFARNMYTIDSSSGFVYLFLIYLQGFSPKKMVNPWKTYVKLSAVLMGSHGLTKGSLAFLNYPAQLMFKSTKVLPVMVMGAFIPGLRRKYPAHEYVSAILLVLGLILFTLADAQTSPSFSVIGVIMVIGALVMDSFLGNLQEIIFNMNPETTQEKYSKHGIRVLSHLLDSG, encoded by the exons ATGGCATTTGcgag GAATATGTATACAATAGACTCCAGTTCAG GGTTCGTCTACCTTTTTCTGATTTACCTTCAAGGTTTCAGTCCGAAGAAAATGGTGAACCCATGGAAGACTTATGTGAAACTCTCTGCTGTTCTCATGGGCTCTCACGGCCTCACAAAAGGATCTTTAGCTTTCCTCAATTACCCAGCGCAGCTCATGTTTAAATCCACCAAA GTTCTTCCAGTGATGGTAATGGGTGCCTTCATACCTGGTTTGAGACGAAAATACCCAGCACACGAATATGTTTCTGCAATACTTTTAGTACTGGGTTTGATCCTTTTCACCTTAGCTGATGCACAAACTTCACCAAGCTTCAGTGTAATTGGTGTAATAATGGTGATTGGTGCTCTTGTAATGGATTCTTTTCTGGGTAATTTGCAAGAAATTATCTTCAACATGAACCCTGAAACAACACAG GAGAAGTATTCGAAGCACGGAATTCGTGTTCTGAG TCATTTATTGGATTCAGGCTAG
- the LOC108467431 gene encoding UDP-galactose/UDP-glucose transporter 4-like isoform X4 codes for MAFARNMYTIDSSSGFSPKKMVNPWKTYVKLSAVLMGSHGLTKGSLAFLNYPAQLMFKSTKVLPVMVMGAFIPGLRRKYPAHEYVSAILLVLGLILFTLADAQTSPSFSVIGVIMVIGALVMDSFLGNLQEIIFNMNPETTQMEMLFCSTVVGLPLLIPPRILTGEVFEARNSCSEVMICLCSLDYHWLEELGCSLRSLFMRVILLFSSAVSVNN; via the exons ATGGCATTTGcgag GAATATGTATACAATAGACTCCAGTTCAG GTTTCAGTCCGAAGAAAATGGTGAACCCATGGAAGACTTATGTGAAACTCTCTGCTGTTCTCATGGGCTCTCACGGCCTCACAAAAGGATCTTTAGCTTTCCTCAATTACCCAGCGCAGCTCATGTTTAAATCCACCAAA GTTCTTCCAGTGATGGTAATGGGTGCCTTCATACCTGGTTTGAGACGAAAATACCCAGCACACGAATATGTTTCTGCAATACTTTTAGTACTGGGTTTGATCCTTTTCACCTTAGCTGATGCACAAACTTCACCAAGCTTCAGTGTAATTGGTGTAATAATGGTGATTGGTGCTCTTGTAATGGATTCTTTTCTGGGTAATTTGCAAGAAATTATCTTCAACATGAACCCTGAAACAACACAG ATGGAAATGCTGTTTTGCTCCACTGTCGTTGGTTTGCCATTATTGATCCCACCTAGGATTTTAACAGGAGAAGTATTCGAAGCACGGAATTCGTGTTCTGAG GTTATGATTTGTTTATGCTCCTTGGATTATCACTGGCTTGAAGAACTAGGTTGCTCTCTGCGAAGTCTGTTCATGCGAGTCATTCTTCTCTTTTCGTCTGCTGTTTCTGTTAACAATTGA
- the LOC108467431 gene encoding UDP-galactose/UDP-glucose transporter 2-like isoform X8, whose translation MAFARNMYTIDSSSGFVYLFLIYLQGFSPKKMVNPWKTYVKLSAVLMGSHGLTKGSLAFLNYPAQLMFKSTKVLPVMVMGAFIPGLRRKYPAHEYVSAILLVLGLILFTLADAQTSPSFSVIGVIMVIGALVMDSFLGNLQEIIFNMNPETTQEKYSKHGIRVLRL comes from the exons ATGGCATTTGcgag GAATATGTATACAATAGACTCCAGTTCAG GGTTCGTCTACCTTTTTCTGATTTACCTTCAAGGTTTCAGTCCGAAGAAAATGGTGAACCCATGGAAGACTTATGTGAAACTCTCTGCTGTTCTCATGGGCTCTCACGGCCTCACAAAAGGATCTTTAGCTTTCCTCAATTACCCAGCGCAGCTCATGTTTAAATCCACCAAA GTTCTTCCAGTGATGGTAATGGGTGCCTTCATACCTGGTTTGAGACGAAAATACCCAGCACACGAATATGTTTCTGCAATACTTTTAGTACTGGGTTTGATCCTTTTCACCTTAGCTGATGCACAAACTTCACCAAGCTTCAGTGTAATTGGTGTAATAATGGTGATTGGTGCTCTTGTAATGGATTCTTTTCTGGGTAATTTGCAAGAAATTATCTTCAACATGAACCCTGAAACAACACAG GAGAAGTATTCGAAGCACGGAATTCGTGTTCTGAG GTTATGA
- the LOC108467431 gene encoding UDP-galactose/UDP-glucose transporter 4-like isoform X2: MAFARNMYTIDSSSGFSPKKMVNPWKTYVKLSAVLMGSHGLTKGSLAFLNYPAQLMFKSTKVLPVMVMGAFIPGLRRKYPAHEYVSAILLVLGLILFTLADAQTSPSFSVIGVIMVIGALVMDSFLGNLQEIIFNMNPETTQMEMLFCSTVVGLPLLIPPRILTGEVFEARNSCSEARLREAASLEKHVLLKKLRDALESLKGRVVGRNKDDVEEAIAMVNVLCFAVLSLNYDLSVICQSYLL, translated from the exons ATGGCATTTGcgag GAATATGTATACAATAGACTCCAGTTCAG GTTTCAGTCCGAAGAAAATGGTGAACCCATGGAAGACTTATGTGAAACTCTCTGCTGTTCTCATGGGCTCTCACGGCCTCACAAAAGGATCTTTAGCTTTCCTCAATTACCCAGCGCAGCTCATGTTTAAATCCACCAAA GTTCTTCCAGTGATGGTAATGGGTGCCTTCATACCTGGTTTGAGACGAAAATACCCAGCACACGAATATGTTTCTGCAATACTTTTAGTACTGGGTTTGATCCTTTTCACCTTAGCTGATGCACAAACTTCACCAAGCTTCAGTGTAATTGGTGTAATAATGGTGATTGGTGCTCTTGTAATGGATTCTTTTCTGGGTAATTTGCAAGAAATTATCTTCAACATGAACCCTGAAACAACACAG ATGGAAATGCTGTTTTGCTCCACTGTCGTTGGTTTGCCATTATTGATCCCACCTAGGATTTTAACAGGAGAAGTATTCGAAGCACGGAATTCGTGTTCTGAG GCTAGACTCAGGGAGGCAGCATCACTGGAGAAACATGTCCTTTTGAAGAAGCTTAGAGATGCGCTCGAATCTTTAAAAGGACGCGTAGTTGGAAGAAACAAGGATGATGTAGAGGAAGCTATTGCCAtggttaatgttttatgttttgCAGTTTTATCATTGAATTATGATCTATCAGTGATATGCCAGtcctatttattataa